A segment of the Panacibacter ginsenosidivorans genome:
CAAAGAAGCGGTGAATTAAAGTTTACCCACAAAGGACCGCGTGTATTTGGGTAAGGCATTACAAAAAAGGCCATCCACACACGACCCATATGCCAGATAGGGAATTGCCCTGCACACATTACAGCAAAGATGGTCATCGCTTCTGCTGCGCGGTTTACCCCCGTTCTCCATCCCTGGCGGAAAAGTAAAAGAATCGCAGAAATGAGTGTACCTGCGTGGCCAATACCAACCCACCAAACGAAGTTGGTAATATCCCATCCCCAACCTACTGTTTTATTAAGATTCCACTGTCCAACTCCATAGGTAACTTCGCTAAAAACAGAATAACTACCAAACATGAGCAAAGCAACAGCTATAAAGAACCCTATATACCAAAGCTTGCTGGGCTTTACTTCAATAGGCCTGCAAATATCTTCTGTAACCTGGTGATAATCCTTACTGCCATATACCAGCGGTTCTCTTAATTGTGATTCGTACTTAAGACTCATTGTAATCTGGTTATTTTTATTACTTCTCTTACGGTTTAATGAAAGAGAATTTTTATTACATCAACTAAAAATCTTTTCTCAGCTTCTGTTGTGTCACTCACTTGTACGCTTTGTTCATTTCTCAGCAATAATGGTAACCCTATTCAAATTATCCTTGCTGATGCGCTTCCTCTTCTTCTTTTTTATTACGCACTTTAGCCAGGTAATTTACATTGGGTAAAGTGTGCACTTGCTCAATTACATAAAAATTGCGTTGTTTATTTTCCATACGACTCACTGCAATTGCACTCTTTGAGTTATTTACATTTCCAAATACAATAGCATCCGTTGGGCAACTCTGCTGGCAAGCTGTCTTTATATCAGTATCTTCAAGAGGACGACTGAGTTTCTTTGCTTTCAGTTTACCTTCTTGTAAACGCTGTACACAGAAAGAACATTTCTCGATTACACCACGGCTACGTACCGTAACATCCGGATTCAATACCATTCTTGAAAGATCATCATTCATTACATGAACAACATCATCCAAATGACCAACGATCTGTTGATCCTGGTTATTAGGGAAACTATCTGCTCCGGTATAATCAGCCCAGTTAAAGCGACGCACTTTATATGGACAGTTGTTGGCACAATATCTGGTACCAATACAACGGTTATAAGTCATTTGATTTAACCCCTCACTACTGTGGTTGGTGGCAGCAACCGGGCAAACATTCTCACATGGAGCATTATCGCAGTGTTGACACATCAGCGGCTGGAACACTACGTTAGGATTTTCAAGATCACCGCTGTAGTAGCGGTCAATACGCATCCATTGCATATCGTGGAAACGGGCCACTTCGCTCTTACCTACTACAGGAATATTATTCTCAGCACTACAGGCCACAACGCAAGCCCCGCAACCAGTACAGGAGTTTAAATCAACACTCATTCCCCATTTAATACCGGGCTTATCGTAGTAAGGATATATCGTTCCCTGTTTTTCAAAATTCTCAATACCACCAAATGGTTTTAATTCTTCTTCCCTGTCTTCAATTATTTCATTTGGATCTTTTATAAATTCAGCAAGCGTAAGTTCTTTCATCACCTCCGTACGTTTACCCTGGCTTGTATCGTAAGAGCTGTGTGTTTGCGTAAGCGCAACCTTAAATGTATCACCTGTTACTTTAAGATCAACATTTGCCACCGCAAAACTTACAGTACCATTACTTAACCCTGCAAATGGAAATACATTTTGTCCTACCCCATTTGCAGTTTTACCAACTTCAGCATTTCTCCCATAACCTACTGCAATACCTACCGTATCTGGATGTGTTCCCGGAATAATAAGTACTGGCAGATTTATTGTCTTGCCATTTACCGTAACACTTACAACTTGCTTTTCAGGATGCACTTCATATGCATCTGATTGACCACCATTAGCAAGGTCAATATTCAAAAGAGACTTAGCTTTTGCAGGAGAAACGATCAGATAATTATCCCATGTAGCTCTTGTAATAGGATCAGGCATTTCCTGCAACCACGGATTTGTTGCCCCTGTAACGCCTACAGAAACTTTCTGGTATAGAACTAATTCAGTTGCTCCGCCTTTCTTCGCGCTACCTACAGCAGCAATAGCACCTGCAACAGCAGCACTATTAAATGTTCCACCAGAAGCAGCAACCTCAGCCGCATTGATCACGCCATCTTGCAACGCTTTATCCCATGCCACTTCACTACCCAACTTTGTAAGCCAAAAGTTTTTTACATAGGCTAAATAATCAGTAGCAGCTCCTGTCCATTTTAAAAGATTATCCTGCCATTGGCGGGTTTTGAATAATGGATATATTGTGGGCTGCATCAGTGAATAATACCCGGTTTTAGGTTCAGCATCACCCCAACTTTCGAGGAAGTGATGATCAGGAATTACATATTTACAATTAAGTGTAGTCTCATCCTGTCTTGGATTAAATGAAACAGTAACTTTCGTTTTCTTCAACCCACTTTTTACTTTTTCCGCATCAAACCATGAATAAACAGGATTAGCTCCATGTACCAATAATGCGCCTACTGATCCTGCGTTCATATCTTCTACCAGCTTCGCAAAATCAGCATCAATACCTGCTTTATAATTCAAAGTTGAAGACCAGTCAATCGTAGAGCCCCCCGCACCTATTGCTTCATTAATTGCATTTACAATAACCTGCGTGTTTACATCATTACTGCCGCAAACAACTACAGCAGATCCTTTTGCAGATACTAAAGATTTTGCCGCAGCATCAATACCTGCTTTCAATTTAGCGTCTGCTATGCCAGAAACACCTTGTCCGTTTACTGCGCTTAATAAAGCAGCGGCAACAGCTCCTGTTTCAGATGGACGATGTAAATATCTTTCATCGGCATTGGAACCTGTTAAGCTGGCTATGGTTTCAAAATGAATATGCTTGCTCATGCCAGGGCTTTTTTCATTGATCTTTTTGCCCTTTGCATATTGCTTTGAAAATTCAATAGGACTTAACCATGTACCAAGAAAATCAGCACCAATGCTTACGATAACTTTTGCGTAATCGAAACGATATGAAGGAATAGCTTTCTTACCATACGTAGCTTCATTAGCCAGCAACATACCACTATATGAAATCGCGTCGTATGTTACA
Coding sequences within it:
- a CDS encoding TAT-variant-translocated molybdopterin oxidoreductase encodes the protein MSNNKYWQSFGELNNSEAYQKTAKDEFKEELPFEAEDGKSFLHAAAPRRDFLKYLGFSTAAAALAASCEIPVKKAIPFANKPEDIIPGVANYYATTYIQDGDAVSILAKVRDGRPIKIEGNDLSPVTKGGTSARVQASVLDLYDTARLRFPTIDGKEVTLEAIDKALASAMGSLGGAPVVLLTSTINSPSTLAVISEFLAKYPGSRHVTYDAISYSGMLLANEATYGKKAIPSYRFDYAKVIVSIGADFLGTWLSPIEFSKQYAKGKKINEKSPGMSKHIHFETIASLTGSNADERYLHRPSETGAVAAALLSAVNGQGVSGIADAKLKAGIDAAAKSLVSAKGSAVVVCGSNDVNTQVIVNAINEAIGAGGSTIDWSSTLNYKAGIDADFAKLVEDMNAGSVGALLVHGANPVYSWFDAEKVKSGLKKTKVTVSFNPRQDETTLNCKYVIPDHHFLESWGDAEPKTGYYSLMQPTIYPLFKTRQWQDNLLKWTGAATDYLAYVKNFWLTKLGSEVAWDKALQDGVINAAEVAASGGTFNSAAVAGAIAAVGSAKKGGATELVLYQKVSVGVTGATNPWLQEMPDPITRATWDNYLIVSPAKAKSLLNIDLANGGQSDAYEVHPEKQVVSVTVNGKTINLPVLIIPGTHPDTVGIAVGYGRNAEVGKTANGVGQNVFPFAGLSNGTVSFAVANVDLKVTGDTFKVALTQTHSSYDTSQGKRTEVMKELTLAEFIKDPNEIIEDREEELKPFGGIENFEKQGTIYPYYDKPGIKWGMSVDLNSCTGCGACVVACSAENNIPVVGKSEVARFHDMQWMRIDRYYSGDLENPNVVFQPLMCQHCDNAPCENVCPVAATNHSSEGLNQMTYNRCIGTRYCANNCPYKVRRFNWADYTGADSFPNNQDQQIVGHLDDVVHVMNDDLSRMVLNPDVTVRSRGVIEKCSFCVQRLQEGKLKAKKLSRPLEDTDIKTACQQSCPTDAIVFGNVNNSKSAIAVSRMENKQRNFYVIEQVHTLPNVNYLAKVRNKKEEEEAHQQG